One segment of Struthio camelus isolate bStrCam1 chromosome 27, bStrCam1.hap1, whole genome shotgun sequence DNA contains the following:
- the TCIM gene encoding transcriptional and immune response regulator codes for MKAKRGTKTSAMSTSLRVSPSVHGYRFDTALRKKAVANIFESINEESLQKLFKNSGDKKAEERAKIILATDQDLEEKTRALMALKQRRKDKLLQFLKFRKYSIKIH; via the coding sequence ATGAAAGCAAAGAGAGGCACTAAAACTTCAGCCATGTCCACATCCTTGAGAGTGAGCCCCTCGGTCCACGGCTACCGCTTCGACACAGCCCTGCGCAAGAAAGCTGTGGCCAATATCTTCGAAAGCATCAATGAAGAATCTCTTCAGAAACTCTTCAAAAACTCCGGAGACAAGAAGGCGGAGGAAAGAGCCAAGATAATCCTCGCCACCGATCAGGACTTGGAGGAGAAAACGAGAGCGCTGATGGCTTTGAAGCAAAGGAGGAAAGACAAACTTCTCCAGTTCCTGAAATTTCGGAAATATTCCATCAAAATTCACTGA